A genomic region of Planococcus kocurii contains the following coding sequences:
- a CDS encoding Cof-type HAD-IIB family hydrolase, producing MKQHLIVLDLDGTLLTDQKVISPKTKRTLNKAMEAGHEVMIATGRPYRSSETFYKELGLTTPIVNFNGAFVHHPTNNHWGTHHTPIGLNVVHEVVESMHNFDFHNIVAEVLDDVYVHHHDEKLMDIFRFGDPTITTGDLRNYLKTDPTSILIHAPYERVQEIHDHLSSVHAEVIDHRRWGAPWHVIEIVKSGMSKAVGLDRVSKSMGIARENIIAFGDEDNDLEMIDFAGVGVAMGNAIEPLKTIANEITLTNNDDGIAELLLERLKL from the coding sequence ATGAAACAACATTTAATTGTTCTTGATTTAGACGGCACATTATTGACCGACCAGAAAGTTATTTCCCCGAAAACAAAACGAACGTTAAATAAAGCAATGGAAGCAGGACATGAGGTAATGATTGCTACGGGTCGACCTTATCGTTCAAGCGAAACTTTCTATAAAGAGCTAGGACTAACAACCCCCATCGTCAATTTTAACGGTGCATTTGTCCACCATCCTACAAACAATCATTGGGGAACACACCATACACCAATCGGATTGAACGTTGTCCATGAAGTGGTAGAGTCTATGCATAACTTTGATTTCCATAATATCGTGGCAGAGGTCTTGGACGATGTGTATGTCCACCATCATGACGAAAAACTTATGGATATTTTCCGCTTCGGTGATCCTACAATCACAACTGGAGATTTACGCAATTACTTAAAAACAGATCCGACGTCTATTTTGATTCATGCTCCATATGAACGCGTACAGGAAATCCATGACCATTTATCTTCTGTACATGCAGAAGTAATCGATCATCGCCGGTGGGGAGCTCCGTGGCACGTGATTGAAATTGTGAAAAGTGGGATGAGTAAAGCCGTTGGACTAGATCGTGTTTCCAAATCAATGGGCATTGCACGAGAAAACATTATTGCTTTTGGTGACGAAGACAATGATCTTGAAATGATCGATTTTGCAGGAGTCGGTGTTGCCATGGGCAATGCCATTGAACCGTTAAAAACGATTGCCAATGAAATCACGTTAACTAATAACGATGATGGCATTGCTGAGTTGTTACTAGAGCGGTTGAAGCTGTAA
- a CDS encoding prolyl oligopeptidase family serine peptidase has product MRVQRQIWGHIPLLHITPDQCEKVALPTVVFFHGHTSAKEHNLHYAYQLAEKGLRVILPDAHLHGERSEGLDNVQISLRFWEIVLTSIEELAFLQKELHKQDLVVGEPGVGGTSMGGITTLGAMTVYPWISVAAVMMGAGNYVELAQAQMAQYESRGFKLPVSEEERERMLSTLAIFDSVQHQAKFNGRPIYFWHGEQDMTVPFEPTYRLYKELKKHYEAVPEKITFTREREAGHAVSRKGMLEATEWLAKYLSN; this is encoded by the coding sequence TTGAGAGTTCAACGACAAATTTGGGGGCACATACCGTTGCTTCATATAACACCAGATCAATGCGAAAAAGTCGCATTGCCAACAGTTGTCTTTTTTCATGGCCATACGAGTGCAAAAGAACATAACTTGCATTACGCTTACCAATTGGCTGAAAAAGGACTTCGTGTAATTTTGCCGGATGCGCATCTTCACGGTGAACGAAGTGAAGGATTGGATAATGTTCAGATCAGCCTGCGATTTTGGGAAATTGTTCTGACGTCTATAGAAGAATTAGCCTTTTTACAAAAAGAACTGCACAAGCAAGATTTAGTAGTTGGAGAACCAGGAGTAGGTGGCACTTCTATGGGTGGGATTACCACTCTAGGAGCAATGACAGTTTATCCGTGGATTTCAGTAGCTGCAGTAATGATGGGTGCAGGGAATTATGTAGAATTAGCGCAAGCACAAATGGCCCAATATGAATCAAGAGGATTCAAGCTGCCAGTTAGTGAAGAAGAACGTGAACGGATGCTTTCGACTTTAGCGATTTTTGACAGCGTTCAACATCAAGCGAAATTTAATGGCCGTCCCATTTATTTTTGGCACGGCGAACAAGATATGACGGTACCTTTTGAACCAACTTATCGCTTGTATAAAGAACTTAAGAAGCATTACGAAGCGGTACCAGAAAAAATAACCTTTACTCGGGAAAGAGAAGCGGGACATGCAGTAAGTCGAAAAGGGATGCTTGAAGCGACAGAATGGCTCGCGAAGTATTTATCTAACTAA
- a CDS encoding metal-sulfur cluster assembly factor yields the protein MDQDMKDSMMGALETVIDPELGVDIVNLGLIYDVMLTEDGFAVVTMTLTSMGCPMGPQIVQMVKTALYELPEVEEVDVKIVWQPVWGKEHMSRYAKMALGVR from the coding sequence ATGGATCAAGATATGAAAGATAGTATGATGGGTGCGTTAGAAACAGTAATCGATCCTGAACTAGGAGTCGATATTGTTAATCTTGGGCTTATCTATGATGTAATGTTGACAGAAGATGGTTTTGCCGTAGTGACGATGACGTTAACGTCTATGGGTTGTCCAATGGGACCACAGATCGTGCAAATGGTTAAAACTGCTTTGTATGAACTACCTGAAGTAGAAGAAGTCGATGTAAAAATCGTCTGGCAGCCAGTATGGGGCAAAGAACATATGTCACGCTATGCAAAAATGGCACTTGGCGTTCGATAA